In Vitis vinifera cultivar Pinot Noir 40024 chromosome 11, ASM3070453v1, a genomic segment contains:
- the LOC109123414 gene encoding uncharacterized protein LOC109123414, whose protein sequence is MASTLAVSMAMPMTSATQTRLQGSEAFFRPLPVRPSKSMAAASSKSSGKFEVRASLKEKAVTGLTAAALAASMVIPEVAEAADSGLSPSLKNFLLSIAAGGVVLVVIVGAVIGVANFDPVKRS, encoded by the coding sequence ATGGCTTCCACTTTGGCTGTTTCAATGGCCATGCCCATGACCAGTGCCACCCAGACGAGGCTGCAGGGGTCTGAAGCCTTCTTCAGGCCATTGCCTGTGCGGCCTTCAAAGTCTATGGCTGCAGCATCATCCAAATCCAGTGGGAAGTTTGAGGTCAGGGCTTCCCTGAAGGAGAAGGCGGTCACGGGGTTGACAGCGGCTGCGCTGGCGGCTTCTATGGTGATTCCAGAGGTGGCAGAGGCTGCAGATTCTGGGTTATCGCCGTCGCTCAAGAACTTCTTGCTCAGCATTGCTGCCGGTGGTGTTGTGCTCGTCGTCATTGTTGGTGCTGTGATTGGTGTTGCCAACTTCGATCCTGTCAAGAGGAGCTGA